The following coding sequences are from one Shewanella eurypsychrophilus window:
- the rplV gene encoding 50S ribosomal protein L22: protein MEVLAKHRFARTSPQKCRLVADQIRGLPVAKALEILTFSSKKAAVLVKKVLDSAIANAEHNEGADIDELRVGAIMIDEGPTMKRIMPRAKGRADRIIKRTSHITVVVSDR from the coding sequence ATGGAAGTTTTAGCTAAACATCGTTTTGCCCGTACGTCGCCTCAAAAGTGTCGTTTGGTTGCAGATCAAATCCGTGGACTGCCTGTTGCTAAGGCTCTCGAAATTCTAACTTTCAGCTCTAAAAAAGCTGCAGTACTTGTTAAAAAAGTACTGGACTCTGCTATCGCTAATGCTGAGCACAATGAAGGTGCTGACATTGACGAATTACGAGTTGGAGCGATTATGATCGATGAAGGTCCAACTATGAAGCGTATCATGCCACGTGCTAAAGGCCGTGCTGATCGTATAATCAAGCGCACCAGCCACATTACAGTGGTTGTGTCAGATCGCTAG
- the rpsS gene encoding 30S ribosomal protein S19 — translation MPRSLKKGPFIDLHLLKKVEKAMEAGDKKPIKTWSRRSMIIPNMIGLTIAVHNGRQHVPVFVTDEMIGHKLGEFSPTRTYRGHAADKKAKKR, via the coding sequence ATGCCACGTTCTCTCAAGAAAGGTCCATTCATTGACCTACACTTGCTGAAGAAGGTAGAGAAAGCGATGGAAGCGGGAGACAAGAAGCCTATTAAGACTTGGTCTCGTCGCTCTATGATCATCCCTAATATGATTGGGTTGACCATCGCTGTCCATAATGGTCGTCAGCACGTACCTGTGTTCGTAACTGACGAAATGATCGGCCACAAGCTTGGTGAATTTTCACCAACTCGCACTTATCGCGGCCATGCTGCAGATAAGAAAGCGAAGAAGCGTTAA
- the rplB gene encoding 50S ribosomal protein L2, with product MAIIKCKPTSAGRRHLVKVVNNDLHKGKPFAGLLAKKSKSGGRNNTGRITVRHIGGGHKQHYRLIDFKRNKDGIPAKVERLEYDPNRTANIALVLYADGERRYILAAKGMQAGDKLQSGIDAEIKSGNALPLRNIPIGSVVHAVEMKPGKGAQIARSAGTYVQVVARDGEYATLRLRSGEMRKVPVDCRATLGEVGNAEHMLRQLGKAGAKRWRGVRPTVRGVAMNPVDHPHGGGEGRTSGGRHPVSPTGVPTKGYKTRSNKRTDKYIVRRRNKK from the coding sequence ATGGCAATTATTAAGTGTAAGCCTACCTCTGCTGGTCGTCGCCACTTAGTTAAAGTGGTGAACAATGACCTGCATAAAGGCAAACCTTTTGCAGGCTTGTTGGCTAAGAAGTCAAAAAGTGGTGGCCGTAATAATACCGGTCGTATCACTGTTCGTCACATTGGTGGTGGACATAAGCAGCATTACCGTCTTATTGATTTCAAACGCAATAAAGATGGTATCCCTGCAAAAGTTGAGCGTTTGGAATATGATCCAAACCGCACAGCAAACATCGCACTAGTTTTGTATGCTGATGGTGAGCGTCGTTATATCCTTGCAGCCAAAGGCATGCAAGCTGGAGATAAACTTCAGTCTGGTATCGATGCAGAAATTAAGAGCGGTAACGCTCTACCATTACGCAACATTCCTATTGGTAGCGTTGTTCACGCAGTCGAGATGAAGCCTGGTAAAGGTGCTCAGATCGCTCGTTCAGCAGGTACTTATGTACAAGTTGTAGCTCGTGATGGCGAATACGCTACTCTACGTCTTCGCTCTGGCGAAATGCGTAAAGTACCAGTAGATTGCCGCGCGACATTGGGTGAAGTTGGTAATGCCGAGCATATGCTACGCCAGTTAGGCAAAGCAGGTGCTAAGCGCTGGAGAGGCGTACGCCCAACAGTTCGTGGTGTTGCAATGAACCCAGTAGATCATCCCCATGGTGGTGGTGAAGGCCGTACTTCGGGTGGCCGTCATCCAGTATCACCAACGGGTGTCCCAACTAAGGGTTATAAGACTCGTAGTAATAAACGCACCGACAAGTACATTGTACGTCGTCGCAATAAAAAGTAA
- the rplW gene encoding 50S ribosomal protein L23 translates to MISEERLLKVILAPHISEKSTVCAENNNTVVFRVAVDATKAEIKAAVAKLFEVEVDSVRTLVNKGKTKRTGARMGRRVDWKKAYVTLAEGADIDFVGAE, encoded by the coding sequence ATGATAAGCGAAGAACGTTTGCTAAAAGTTATTCTTGCACCACATATCTCTGAAAAGAGTACTGTTTGTGCAGAAAATAACAACACGGTAGTTTTCCGTGTAGCTGTTGACGCTACTAAAGCTGAAATTAAAGCTGCAGTCGCTAAGTTGTTCGAAGTTGAAGTTGATTCAGTTCGCACTCTAGTTAACAAAGGCAAAACCAAGCGTACCGGTGCCCGTATGGGTCGTCGTGTAGATTGGAAAAAAGCCTACGTTACTCTAGCTGAAGGTGCTGACATCGATTTCGTCGGCGCTGAGTAA
- the rplD gene encoding 50S ribosomal protein L4, giving the protein MELVLKDAQSALEVSETTFGRDFNEALVHQVVVAYAANARQGTRAQKTRAEVIGSGKKPWRQKGTGRARAGSVKGPIWRGGGVTFAAKAQDHSQKVNKKMYRGALKSIFSELVRQDRLIVVESFSVEAPKTKELKAKLAEMNLEDVLIVTPEIDENLFLAARNLYKVDVRDVAGIDPVSLIAFNKVLVTADAVKQIEEMLG; this is encoded by the coding sequence ATGGAATTGGTATTGAAAGACGCACAAAGTGCTCTGGAAGTTTCCGAAACTACCTTCGGCCGTGACTTTAATGAAGCACTGGTTCATCAGGTAGTTGTAGCATATGCTGCAAACGCACGTCAGGGCACTCGTGCTCAAAAGACTCGTGCGGAAGTTATTGGTTCTGGCAAAAAGCCATGGCGCCAAAAAGGCACAGGCCGCGCTCGTGCCGGTAGTGTTAAAGGCCCAATCTGGCGTGGCGGTGGCGTAACATTCGCTGCTAAAGCTCAAGATCACAGCCAAAAAGTTAACAAGAAGATGTACCGTGGAGCGCTGAAAAGCATATTCTCTGAATTGGTACGTCAAGACCGTCTTATCGTGGTTGAGTCGTTTAGTGTTGAAGCTCCTAAAACTAAAGAGCTAAAAGCTAAATTGGCAGAAATGAACCTGGAAGACGTGTTGATTGTTACTCCAGAAATTGACGAGAACTTGTTCTTGGCCGCTCGCAACTTGTACAAAGTTGACGTTCGTGATGTTGCTGGTATTGATCCAGTTAGCCTTATCGCGTTCAACAAAGTACTAGTAACTGCCGATGCTGTTAAGCAAATCGAGGAGATGCTGGGATGA
- the rplC gene encoding 50S ribosomal protein L3, giving the protein MAIGLIGRKVGMTRIFGEDGVSLPVTVIEITSNRVTQVKTLETDGYRALQVTTGNKKANRITKPEAGHFAKAGVEAGRGLWEVRLADDEGEGIEVGAELNVDIFADIAKVDVTGQSKGKGFQGGIKRWNFHAQDMTHGNSLAHRSNGSIGQNQTPGRVFKGKKMSGHMGAERVTTQNLDVVRVDVERNLLLVKGAVPGATNGNLIIKPAVKA; this is encoded by the coding sequence ATGGCTATCGGTCTTATCGGTCGTAAAGTGGGTATGACTCGCATCTTCGGTGAAGATGGCGTTTCTCTCCCAGTTACAGTAATTGAAATCACGTCAAACCGCGTTACTCAGGTGAAAACCTTAGAAACTGACGGTTACCGTGCTCTTCAAGTTACTACTGGTAACAAAAAAGCTAATCGCATCACTAAGCCAGAAGCAGGTCACTTTGCTAAGGCTGGCGTAGAAGCCGGTCGTGGTTTATGGGAAGTGCGTTTGGCAGATGACGAAGGCGAAGGCATTGAAGTTGGTGCTGAGCTTAATGTTGATATCTTCGCTGACATAGCGAAAGTTGATGTTACTGGTCAATCTAAAGGTAAGGGCTTCCAAGGCGGTATTAAGCGTTGGAACTTCCATGCACAAGATATGACACACGGTAACTCACTGGCACATAGATCCAACGGTTCTATCGGTCAAAACCAAACACCTGGTCGCGTTTTCAAAGGTAAGAAAATGTCAGGCCACATGGGTGCAGAGCGTGTTACTACACAGAATCTAGACGTTGTACGTGTAGATGTTGAACGTAACTTGCTATTGGTTAAGGGTGCTGTTCCGGGGGCTACTAATGGCAACCTGATCATCAAACCTGCCGTTAAAGCTTAG
- the rpsJ gene encoding 30S ribosomal protein S10, producing MQNQRIRIRLKGFDHRLIDQSTAEIVETAKRTGAQVRGPIPLPTRKERYTILTSPHVNKDARDQYELRTHKRLVDIVEPTEKTVDALMRLDLAAGVDVQISLG from the coding sequence ATGCAGAACCAAAGAATCCGTATCCGCTTAAAAGGATTTGATCATCGTCTGATCGATCAATCTACTGCGGAAATCGTTGAAACTGCTAAGCGTACAGGCGCACAGGTTCGTGGTCCAATTCCACTTCCAACGCGTAAAGAACGTTATACCATTTTGACTTCTCCACACGTTAATAAAGATGCGCGTGATCAGTACGAACTTCGTACTCACAAACGTCTAGTTGACATCGTTGAGCCAACTGAAAAGACTGTAGATGCGCTTATGCGTCTTGATCTTGCGGCTGGTGTTGACGTTCAGATTAGCTTGGGTTAA
- the tuf gene encoding elongation factor Tu, with amino-acid sequence MAKEKFERSKPHVNVGTIGHVDHGKTTLTAAISAVLAKTYGGDVKDFSQIDNAPEERERGITINTSHIEYDTPARHYAHVDCPGHADYVKNMITGAAQMDGAILVVASTDGPMPQTREHILLSRQVGVPFIIVFMNKCDMVDDEELLELVEMEVRELLSEYDFPGDDLPVIQGSALKALEGEADWEAKILELADALDTYIPEPERAIDGAFILPIEDVFSISGRGTVVTGRVERGIIKIGEEVEIVGIRDTTKTTCTGVEMFRKLLDEGRAGENCGVLLRGTKREDVERGQVLAAPGSITPHTTFESEIYVLSKEEGGRHTPFFKGYRPQFYFRTTDVTGTIELPEGVEMVMPGDNVQMVVTLICPIAMDEGLRFAIREGGRTVGAGVVAKIIA; translated from the coding sequence GTGGCTAAAGAAAAATTTGAACGTAGTAAACCACACGTTAACGTTGGTACTATCGGACACGTCGATCATGGTAAAACAACTCTAACTGCTGCTATCTCTGCTGTTTTGGCAAAGACTTACGGTGGTGATGTTAAAGATTTCTCACAAATCGATAACGCTCCTGAAGAGCGTGAGCGCGGTATTACAATTAATACCTCTCACATCGAGTATGATACTCCTGCACGTCACTACGCACACGTAGATTGTCCTGGTCACGCCGATTATGTTAAAAACATGATCACTGGTGCTGCTCAAATGGATGGCGCAATTCTAGTAGTTGCTTCTACAGATGGTCCAATGCCACAGACTCGTGAGCACATCCTGCTTTCTCGTCAGGTTGGCGTACCTTTCATCATCGTATTCATGAACAAATGTGACATGGTAGATGATGAAGAGCTTCTTGAGCTTGTAGAAATGGAAGTTCGTGAACTTCTTTCTGAATATGACTTCCCAGGTGATGACCTACCAGTTATCCAAGGTTCAGCACTTAAAGCCCTTGAAGGCGAAGCTGATTGGGAAGCTAAGATTCTTGAGCTTGCAGATGCTTTGGATACTTATATCCCAGAGCCAGAGCGTGCTATCGATGGTGCATTCATTCTTCCAATCGAAGATGTTTTCTCAATCTCAGGCCGTGGTACAGTTGTAACTGGTCGTGTAGAGCGCGGTATCATCAAAATTGGTGAAGAAGTAGAAATCGTTGGTATCAGAGATACGACTAAGACGACTTGTACTGGTGTTGAAATGTTCCGTAAGCTGCTTGACGAAGGTCGTGCAGGTGAGAACTGTGGTGTTCTTCTACGTGGTACTAAGCGTGAAGACGTTGAGCGTGGTCAGGTTCTAGCTGCTCCAGGTTCAATCACTCCACATACAACTTTTGAATCAGAAATCTATGTTCTGTCAAAAGAAGAAGGCGGACGTCACACTCCATTCTTCAAAGGCTATCGTCCACAGTTCTACTTCCGTACAACTGACGTAACCGGTACTATCGAGCTTCCAGAAGGCGTAGAGATGGTAATGCCTGGTGATAACGTTCAGATGGTAGTAACACTAATCTGCCCAATCGCGATGGATGAAGGTTTACGCTTCGCTATTCGTGAAGGTGGCCGTACTGTTGGTGCTGGTGTTGTAGCTAAGATCATCGCTTAA
- the fusA gene encoding elongation factor G, whose amino-acid sequence MARTTPIERYRNIGIVAHVDAGKTTTTERVLFYTGVSHKIGEVHDGAATMDWMEQEQERGITITSAATTTFWRGMEAQFTEHRINIIDTPGHVDFTIEVERSLRVLDGAVVVFCGASGVEPQSETVWRQADKYHVPRIVFINKMDRAGADFDSVVEQIRNRLGATCVPIQMNIGAEEEFKGVVDLIKMKAINWSEADNGTTFTYEDIPAELADKASEMREYLVEAAAEASDELMEKYLEEGELSEEEIKTALRQRTLANEIVLATCGSAFKNKGVQAVLDAVIEYLPSPVEVPAIKGLDDNEKEVERAADDNAPFSALAFKIATDPFVGTLTFIRVYSGVLATGSGVYNSVKQKRERVGRMVQMHANDRQEIKEVRAGDIAAAIGLKDVTTGDTLCDPDHKVILERMEFPEPVITIAVEPRSQADEQKMGIALQKLAAEDPSFRVETDPESGQTLISGMGELHLDIIVDRMRREFSVECNVGKPQVAYRETIRSNVEVEGKFVRQSGGRGQFGHVWLKLEPQEEGFGYEFVNEIVGGAVPREYIPAVDKGIQEQMKSGVLAGFPILDVKVTLYDGSYHDVDSNEMAFKVAASMGFKKGALEADPVILEPCMKVEVTTPENYMGDVVGDLNRRRGLIEGMDDGIAGVKLVHATVPLSEMFGYATDLRSATQGRASYSMEFLKYSDAPQNIAKAIMEARG is encoded by the coding sequence GTGGCTCGTACAACTCCGATTGAGCGCTACCGAAATATTGGTATTGTTGCTCATGTCGACGCAGGTAAAACCACAACGACAGAACGTGTTTTGTTCTACACCGGTGTTTCTCATAAGATTGGTGAAGTTCATGATGGCGCAGCCACCATGGATTGGATGGAACAGGAGCAGGAGCGTGGTATAACCATTACTTCTGCGGCAACAACCACATTCTGGCGCGGTATGGAGGCACAGTTTACTGAGCACCGTATCAATATCATCGATACACCAGGACACGTAGACTTCACTATTGAAGTTGAACGTTCTTTGCGCGTACTCGATGGGGCCGTTGTTGTGTTCTGTGGGGCGTCGGGTGTTGAACCACAATCTGAGACTGTTTGGCGTCAAGCTGATAAGTATCATGTACCGCGTATTGTATTCATCAACAAGATGGATCGTGCTGGTGCTGACTTTGATAGTGTCGTCGAACAGATACGTAACCGTTTGGGTGCGACTTGTGTACCAATTCAAATGAACATTGGTGCGGAAGAAGAGTTTAAAGGCGTTGTTGACCTGATCAAGATGAAGGCCATTAACTGGTCAGAAGCTGATAATGGAACAACATTCACCTATGAAGATATTCCTGCTGAACTTGCCGATAAAGCGAGTGAGATGCGTGAATACCTGGTTGAAGCAGCCGCTGAGGCCTCGGATGAACTGATGGAGAAGTACCTCGAAGAGGGCGAACTATCAGAAGAAGAGATCAAGACGGCGCTGCGACAACGTACTCTCGCTAATGAAATTGTACTTGCTACCTGTGGTTCTGCATTTAAGAACAAAGGTGTGCAAGCAGTTTTAGATGCCGTTATCGAATATCTACCTTCGCCAGTCGAAGTGCCTGCAATTAAAGGCCTAGATGACAATGAGAAAGAGGTCGAACGCGCTGCGGACGATAATGCTCCTTTCTCCGCGTTGGCATTTAAGATAGCGACAGACCCATTTGTTGGAACTTTGACTTTTATACGCGTATATTCGGGTGTATTAGCAACAGGTTCTGGCGTTTATAATTCGGTTAAACAGAAGCGGGAACGCGTCGGTCGTATGGTGCAGATGCATGCAAACGATCGCCAAGAGATCAAAGAAGTACGCGCTGGCGACATCGCGGCTGCAATTGGTCTTAAGGACGTGACTACAGGTGATACTCTTTGTGATCCCGATCATAAAGTTATCCTTGAGCGTATGGAGTTCCCTGAGCCAGTGATTACGATTGCTGTTGAACCTAGATCTCAAGCCGATGAGCAGAAGATGGGTATCGCGTTGCAAAAACTTGCAGCAGAAGATCCTTCCTTCCGTGTTGAAACCGATCCTGAATCGGGTCAGACACTGATCTCTGGTATGGGTGAGCTACACTTAGATATTATTGTCGACCGTATGCGTCGTGAATTTAGTGTCGAGTGTAACGTAGGTAAACCTCAAGTCGCATATCGCGAGACTATTCGCTCGAATGTAGAAGTCGAAGGCAAGTTTGTACGTCAGTCAGGTGGACGTGGTCAATTTGGTCATGTTTGGTTGAAACTGGAGCCTCAAGAAGAAGGTTTTGGGTACGAATTTGTCAACGAGATTGTTGGTGGTGCTGTTCCGAGAGAATACATCCCTGCAGTAGATAAAGGTATTCAAGAGCAGATGAAGAGCGGCGTACTCGCTGGCTTCCCTATCTTGGACGTGAAGGTTACGCTCTATGACGGTTCATATCATGATGTGGACTCCAATGAGATGGCCTTTAAAGTTGCGGCTTCCATGGGTTTTAAAAAGGGCGCTTTAGAAGCTGACCCAGTAATTTTAGAACCCTGCATGAAAGTTGAAGTGACAACACCTGAGAATTACATGGGTGATGTTGTTGGTGACTTGAATAGACGTCGTGGCTTGATCGAAGGAATGGACGACGGCATTGCCGGCGTCAAACTCGTTCATGCAACCGTACCTCTATCTGAAATGTTTGGATATGCAACTGATTTGCGTAGTGCAACTCAAGGGCGTGCTTCATACTCTATGGAGTTTTTGAAGTATTCCGATGCACCGCAAAACATTGCTAAAGCGATTATGGAAGCTAGAGGCTAG
- the rpsG gene encoding 30S ribosomal protein S7, translating into MPRRRVVGQRKILPDPKFKSELLAKFINVIMQDGKKSTAEKIIYKALDTAFEKKGEDHLVILEAALENVRPSVEVKSRRVGGSTYQVPCEVRPVRRNALGMRWLVEAARKRGEKSMALRLAGELVDASDNKGTAVKKREDVHRMAEANKAFAHYRW; encoded by the coding sequence ATGCCAAGACGTCGCGTTGTAGGACAACGTAAAATCCTACCAGATCCAAAGTTTAAAAGTGAGTTGCTGGCTAAGTTCATCAACGTCATTATGCAGGACGGCAAAAAGTCGACTGCAGAAAAGATTATTTACAAGGCACTAGATACCGCTTTCGAAAAGAAAGGCGAAGATCATCTAGTGATCCTTGAAGCAGCCCTGGAAAACGTTCGCCCTTCAGTCGAGGTTAAGTCTCGTCGTGTTGGTGGTTCTACTTACCAGGTACCATGTGAAGTACGCCCAGTTCGTCGTAATGCATTGGGTATGCGTTGGTTAGTTGAAGCTGCTCGTAAGCGCGGTGAAAAATCTATGGCTCTACGTCTAGCAGGTGAATTGGTAGACGCTTCAGATAACAAAGGTACTGCTGTTAAGAAGCGCGAAGACGTGCATCGTATGGCAGAAGCAAACAAAGCGTTTGCTCATTACCGCTGGTAA
- the rpsL gene encoding 30S ribosomal protein S12, giving the protein MATVNQLVRKPRAPKVDKTNVPALEACPQKRGVCTRVYTTTPKKPNSALRKVARVRLTNGFEVTSYIGGEGHNLQEHSVILIRGGRVKDLPGVRYHTVRGALDCAGVSDRRQGRSKYGAKRPKS; this is encoded by the coding sequence ATGGCAACTGTAAACCAGTTGGTTCGTAAGCCACGCGCACCTAAAGTCGACAAGACTAACGTGCCTGCGTTGGAAGCGTGTCCACAAAAACGTGGTGTTTGTACTCGCGTATACACAACCACACCAAAAAAACCTAACTCTGCACTACGTAAAGTAGCTCGTGTGCGTCTTACTAACGGTTTCGAAGTAACTTCGTACATCGGCGGTGAAGGCCACAACCTGCAGGAGCACAGTGTAATTCTAATCCGTGGTGGTCGTGTTAAAGATCTACCCGGTGTACGTTACCACACTGTTCGTGGCGCATTAGATTGTGCTGGCGTGAGTGACCGTCGTCAAGGTCGTTCTAAGTACGGAGCTAAGCGCCCTAAGTCTTAA